GGCGATGGGACCTGCGGTATCAGGCGAGGCGTTTGGGCGGTCGTTCGAGGCCGGCCAGGTCGACGACGGGCGGTGCCGCCGTCTCGAAGGGGATCGGGGCGCCGCCGCTGGCGGGCAACGGCGGTGGCACCGTCATGGCGCCAGCCAGCGGTGCGCCGGTACAGCAGGACGCCGCGCTGGCGCATTTCAAGTCGCTGCCGTGGTGGGCTGCCGCCTTGTCATGATCGGCGTTGGCACCGTCATGGCCATGTTGCTGCACATGCTCGTGCTGCACATCCGCCTGCGGTGCCTGCTCTTGCTGTCCATGCCCGGCATGGTGCGGCTGCGCTGTCGCGTCCGTACCCGGCGCGCACAGCAGCATCGTGGCCGAGGCAAACCCTTGCAAGGGTACGCCGGCCAGCAGCAGCCAGAGGACGAAGGTACGAAGCAGCGCATTCATGGGGCGTGATGGTAGCACGACGCCGGTTTGCGCGTTGCTGCTATGTGCGACTAGCAAAATTCTCCACATATCTCAAAAGATGAGTGCGCAGGTGAGCGAGGGCCGGTGCGCCTGAACGCGGTCCTCATCTTGTCGCCCGCCCGTCTCAGGGGCGTCCGCTTTCGCCCCATTGCAGACGTTCACATGCCGGCCAAAGCTATTTCAAGCGCTCACAGGCGCGGCTCGACACTTTGAACCACCAGGCGAATACACTGAGACAGGTTGTGGCTTTTCTCGGGGCCATGAACACGCTGGCACTCTTCAATTTTCGGCAATACAGCAATTAGGCGGGGCATTCTAACTGCGCCCAGCGTTTCTCGTCGACAGACTTCTGATCGAAATGAGTACTGTGAATAGGAGGAAAGTTTCGGAAAATCGAATGCGTCTTCAACGCTCTCTCGCATTGCACTGACTACCCGTAACGACATGGTTTTGGGAGTCTCAGGCACTAGCGAAAGCACTTCGTCTCTACTACGCCCCTTTTCGCGAAGCGTGCCCGCAACCAACGTGGCCTTCGCTTGATCGACGCAAAGTACACCTGACGCGTTAACCATCTCAGAGGGGTCAGGGAGCAGCCATTGCTCAAGAGCTTGTGCCGATGCTGTTGAGGCAGTCAAAACCCCAACGATAACGAATAGACATTTCATAATTTATTCTTGAGTGTGGTGATTGAGGCGGTCCGGTAGCATCGCTTTTAGCCGAATTTCACTGATCAGTGAAGGTCTGCTTTTGGCCGGCTCCTGCCGTCCAGTGCACGACAGGTTCCGCTTCATTGCAGACATTACTCGACGTATAGCACAGGCCAGTAGCTTAATTTACTTCTAGTGGTTAGTGGTCTGTCAACAACAACATGCCCGGGCGGCCGGGGTTTGTGATTGGGAAAGCGCCATTTGCACTAAGCTTTGCAATCAGTTCTTCAGTAGATGTCGCTTTCGCGAAATCTCGCTCCTGCTCAGTTATGCCAACTACGTGCAAAAAGTCGAACTTCCCGGACTGAAGGCTAGCTGAAGAAGAATAGTGAGTTGGCTTGGCGATAGCCAAACAGGTTAGTTTTGAATCTGTACTACCGTCTACAGGCCCGCCGGCTGGAAGGCGGTGGCCATAGTCTAAAGGGAGGTAGTCGCCAAGGCGTCCATTTGCCAACAACACTTGGTAGGCTAGTAAGCGCTGCAATACGCGAATAGGCCAATTCGCCTGTGATGGTGCTTCAATCACGAACTCTACACCTAGCCAAGAATAGTCATCAACGTTGTACTCACTAGGCTCGGCATCCCATGGTGTAGATCCTCCGGAAGACACGTACAGCCAGGAGGATCTACTGGGTGTCGGTTCATACTCTAAAATTCCCAGGTGGAGCCAGCGCGGATCGACATCTTCTTGCGCAAAGGTTTCTGAGAACAACTCGAAATCCAAAGGAAAGATACCTCTGCGCGCCACGCCAAATAGCGCCGGATACAGCGTCTCTTCTCTGTACGCCCAAACTTCTTCAAGTGAACTCAAGGGGAGTCTTTCAATAGATTTGATCAGATGTGCACAGGACCGCTCCTGGCCAAAAGCGGCAGTCCGCGACTAGTCACTATACGACATCGTTGCTCCTCCGGTAACGTAGCAAGAAGTATTGTTCGCCCCCTAACGCGAAAAACGTCATAGAGTGGCCGCCCTTATGACGATTCTTTATAATTAGCCAACCACACACCGGACCCCACCATGACCGCCCAGCTGCAAGCCTTCTTCGACCCCGCCACGTCCACCGTCACCCACGTCGTCCATCACGGCACCACCTGCGCCGTGATCGACCCCGTCCTCGACTTCGACCCCAAGTCCGGCCGCACCGGTACCGCGTCGGCCGACCGGGTCATCGAGTATGTAGAGGCGCAAGGGCTGACGACGGCCTGGCTGCTGGAGACGCATGCGCATGCGGACCACCTGTCGGCGGCGCCGTACCTGCGCGAACGGCTGGGCGGCCGGATCGGCATCGGCGCGCAGATCCATGCGGTGCAGAAGAGCTTTGCCCACGTGTTCGGACGCCCGCCCGCGCAGGCCGCGTTCGACCACCTGTTCGAGGCGGACGAAACGTTCGCCATCGGCACGCTGGCGGCCACCGCCCTGCACGTGCCGGGCCACACCCCGGCCGACATGGCGTACCGCATCGAGGACATGGTCTTCGTCGGCGATACGCTGTTCATGCCGGACGTGGGCACGGCCCGCTGCGACTTCCCCGGGGGCAGCGCCAGCACCCTGTACCGCTCGATCCGGCGCCTGCTCGACCTGCCGCCGGCCACGCGCCTGTTCATGTGCCACGATTACCCGCCGGCAGGCCGCGAACCGCGCTGGGAGACCACGGTGGCCGAGCAGCGCGCCAACAATATCCACGTGCGCGACGGCATCGGCGAAGAGCAGTTCGTGGCCATGCGCACGGCGCGGGACGCCACCTTGGCAATGCCCGTCCTGATCCTGCCCGCGATCCAGGTCAACCTGAACGCGGGCGAGCTGCCGCCGCCCGAGGAGAACGGCGTGCGCTACCTGAAGATCCCGATCGACAGGTTCTGACGCGCAGCGCGGCAGTCAGTCCGGCGGTCAGTTCAGCTGCTCGGGCGCGCGGCCGATCGGTTCCTCCATGTTGGCCAGGTACCAGGTCAGCGTGGACAGCACGGCCACGTGGCGCTTCAGGTGGTCCGGATTGACCTTGTCGAAGGTGTCCGCCGGCGTGTGGTGGTAGTTGAAGTAGGCGCTCGTGTCGACGTGCGGCGCGAAGCTGGGCACGCCGTCCGATTCCATGTAGTGCAGGTCACCCTCGCCCAGCACGTCGCGCCGGGTCAGCGCGCCCGCGCCGATCTTCGTCAGCGATGCCTGCAGCGGCGCGAACAGTTTTTCGTATTGCGGTCGCACGCCCGCCACGACGCCGAAGGTGCGGCCGGTCACGCCGCCGTCGCTTTCGATGGCGGCGAACTGCTTGTCCAGTTGCGCCTTGTGGGCCTGGTGATAGGCGCGCCCGCCGCTGCCGCCGTTTTCCTCGGCCATCCACGCCACCATGCGGATCGTGCGGCGCGGCTGCAGCTTCAGCTTCTTCAGCGTCTCGATCACGCCCATCGACGCGGTCACGCCGGTGGCGTCGTCGTGCGCGCCCGTTGCCAGGTCCCACGAGTCCAGGTGGCCCGAGACGATGACGAATTCGTCCGCCTTGTCGGTGCCTGGCAGGTCGGCGATCACGTTGTAGCTGTCCGCATCGGGCAGCGTCTTCGGCGTCAACGTCAGCTTCATGGTGACGGGGCCGCGCTTGGAAAGCCGGCCGATCAGCATCGCATCCTCCGCCGTGATGGCGGCGGCCGGGATGCGCTGGTCGTCCTTCAGGCGCGTCATGCCCGTGTGGGTCAGGCGGAAATCCGCGCCACCGACGGAGCGCACCAGCGCCGCCGCCGCCCCCAGTTCGGCCGCCAGCGCCGGGCCGCGCGTGCGCGCCGCCGAACCGCGCCCGTAGGCATTGCCGGCCAGGCCGCGCTCGGCCATGCCCTGGTCGAACGGCACGTCGATCAGCACGATCTTGCCCTTTACTTCGGCTGCCCTGGCCTTCAGCTCGTCGAAGTCGTGCACGATGACGACCGGCGCCGTCAGGCCAGCCGCCGGCGTGGCGCCGGAGCCGCCAAGCGCCGTCAGCACGACGTTCTGCACGATGCCCTGCGGCCGGCCCGCGTACTCGACCAGTTGCGCTTTTTCCTCGCCGCGCACCCAGTGCGGCACCTTGACCGGCTGCAGCGTCACCTTCGCACCGAGCTTGCGCATCGTGTCGGCGACCTGCTGCACGGCCGCGGCGGCGCCGGCGGAACCGGACAGGCGCGGGCCGATCAGGTCCGTCATGTCTTCCAGGCGCTGGTAGGCCCAGTCGCTGGCCATCGCCGTGTCGCGCACCTGCGCCAGCGTGGCGCTGTCGTTCGGGGCGGCGTGGGCGGTGGCGAGGAGGAACAGGCTGGCGGCGGCGATGGCGGTGCGGGCGGGCTTGCGAAGGTTCATGCTGGGGGTCCTCAAAGGAGCGCTGGAAACCTGTAACGATAACGCATTTGACAATGTTGTGCAGGCGTCCACCGCGTTGACCCCGGCCGCCCGTTGGCATACCATGGACCGATGCTCAAAGGCCCCCTCTGCACGGTCCGGCACCTCCTTGGCACGGACCTGAACACCTTCATCGCGCTGGTCAACGACCTGCCGTCGCGGGGCGATTATTTCTCCAGCCACTTCAAGTCGCCCGAGGCGATGCGCAAGGAATTCATGCAGACGTCGTTCGTGACGGACGACAGCGAATTGTTCGTCGTGGAGGACCTGCGCCATCACATCGTCGGCGTCATCACGCACTTCAAGAGCCGTACG
This is a stretch of genomic DNA from Pseudoduganella chitinolytica. It encodes these proteins:
- a CDS encoding suppressor of fused domain protein — translated: MSSLEEVWAYREETLYPALFGVARRGIFPLDFELFSETFAQEDVDPRWLHLGILEYEPTPSRSSWLYVSSGGSTPWDAEPSEYNVDDYSWLGVEFVIEAPSQANWPIRVLQRLLAYQVLLANGRLGDYLPLDYGHRLPAGGPVDGSTDSKLTCLAIAKPTHYSSSASLQSGKFDFLHVVGITEQERDFAKATSTEELIAKLSANGAFPITNPGRPGMLLLTDH
- a CDS encoding M20/M25/M40 family metallo-hydrolase, which gives rise to MNLRKPARTAIAAASLFLLATAHAAPNDSATLAQVRDTAMASDWAYQRLEDMTDLIGPRLSGSAGAAAAVQQVADTMRKLGAKVTLQPVKVPHWVRGEEKAQLVEYAGRPQGIVQNVVLTALGGSGATPAAGLTAPVVIVHDFDELKARAAEVKGKIVLIDVPFDQGMAERGLAGNAYGRGSAARTRGPALAAELGAAAALVRSVGGADFRLTHTGMTRLKDDQRIPAAAITAEDAMLIGRLSKRGPVTMKLTLTPKTLPDADSYNVIADLPGTDKADEFVIVSGHLDSWDLATGAHDDATGVTASMGVIETLKKLKLQPRRTIRMVAWMAEENGGSGGRAYHQAHKAQLDKQFAAIESDGGVTGRTFGVVAGVRPQYEKLFAPLQASLTKIGAGALTRRDVLGEGDLHYMESDGVPSFAPHVDTSAYFNYHHTPADTFDKVNPDHLKRHVAVLSTLTWYLANMEEPIGRAPEQLN
- a CDS encoding MBL fold metallo-hydrolase — its product is MTAQLQAFFDPATSTVTHVVHHGTTCAVIDPVLDFDPKSGRTGTASADRVIEYVEAQGLTTAWLLETHAHADHLSAAPYLRERLGGRIGIGAQIHAVQKSFAHVFGRPPAQAAFDHLFEADETFAIGTLAATALHVPGHTPADMAYRIEDMVFVGDTLFMPDVGTARCDFPGGSASTLYRSIRRLLDLPPATRLFMCHDYPPAGREPRWETTVAEQRANNIHVRDGIGEEQFVAMRTARDATLAMPVLILPAIQVNLNAGELPPPEENGVRYLKIPIDRF